A window of Nicotiana tabacum cultivar K326 chromosome 24, ASM71507v2, whole genome shotgun sequence contains these coding sequences:
- the LOC107773401 gene encoding uncharacterized protein LOC107773401 isoform X2, producing MAVYAVSIVGLFPTAVTNLLDLTRLDLHNNKLTGPLPPQIGRSKRLKILNIRWNKLQDVIPPDIGELKQLTHFYLSFNNIKGEIPKELANLPELRYLHLHENHFAGRIPPELGTLQYLRHL from the exons ATGGCAGTTTATGCTGTTTCCATTGTTGGACTATTTCCTACTGCAGTGACTAATCTGTTGGATCTTACTCGGCT GGATCTGCATAACAACAAGCTGACTGGTCCACTTCCTCCTCAAATTGGCCGTTCGAAGCGTCTGAAAATATT AAATATAAGGTGGAATAAGCTGCAAGATGTCATTCCTCCTGATATTGGTGAACTAAAGCAGCTAACACATTT CTACCTGagttttaataatattaaagGCGAAATCCCCAAGGAGCTTGCTAATCTCCCAGAGCTGCGTTATCTCCATCTGCATGAAAATCATTTTGCTGGACGAATTCCACCTGAGTTGGGCACTTTGCAGTATCTTCGGCACCT CTAA
- the LOC107773401 gene encoding uncharacterized protein LOC107773401 isoform X1: MAVYAVSIVGLFPTAVTNLLDLTRLDLHNNKLTGPLPPQIGRSKRLKILNIRWNKLQDVIPPDIGELKQLTHFYLSFNNIKGEIPKELANLPELRYLHLHENHFAGRIPPELGTLQYLRHLMLSSPS, from the exons ATGGCAGTTTATGCTGTTTCCATTGTTGGACTATTTCCTACTGCAGTGACTAATCTGTTGGATCTTACTCGGCT GGATCTGCATAACAACAAGCTGACTGGTCCACTTCCTCCTCAAATTGGCCGTTCGAAGCGTCTGAAAATATT AAATATAAGGTGGAATAAGCTGCAAGATGTCATTCCTCCTGATATTGGTGAACTAAAGCAGCTAACACATTT CTACCTGagttttaataatattaaagGCGAAATCCCCAAGGAGCTTGCTAATCTCCCAGAGCTGCGTTATCTCCATCTGCATGAAAATCATTTTGCTGGACGAATTCCACCTGAGTTGGGCACTTTGCAGTATCTTCGGCACCT GATGCTTTCCAGCCCTTCGTAA